Within Paenibacillus sp. RUD330, the genomic segment CCGCATTTTGCGGCGGCATGTACGCCTCCCCCCATTTGCTGAAGCTGATCCGCTCGCATGCCGGCACAGACGTTCAATGGAATGTGTTCGCCTACACGGATGGACTGTTCGTCTACTTGCGCTGCGCGACGCTGTTCGCCCTCGTGCTCGTGCTGCCGGTCGTTCTGTTCCAGCTGTGGGCTTTCGTGAAGCCCGGGCTCACCGACAGGGAAGCCAAGGGAACGCTGATGTACGTTCCGGCCTCCTTCCTGCTCTTCCTGACGGGACTGGCCTTCAGCTATTGGGTCGTGTTCCCGATGATGCTGGAGTTCATGCAAAAGATGAACCGGACGGTAGGCGCCGTGGAAACGTACGGCATCGACCGCTACTTCTCTTTCCTGTTCAGCGTCGTGTTCCCGCTCGCGCTTGCTTTCGAGATGCCGCTCGTCATTCTGTTCCTCACCCGGATCGGCATGCTGACTCCGGCCAGGCTCAAGCAGACGCGCAAATACGCCTATCTCGGCCTGGCCGTCGTCGGCTCCTGCATCTCGCCGCCGGATTTCGTCTCCCATCTGTCGGTGACGATTCCGCTCGTCGTCCTGTACGAGATCAGCGCGTTCCTGTCCGTCAGGCTCTATAACCGCCGAGCGCAGCCCGTCGCTTCCCCGTGAGGCGCCGAAGGCGCTGCCGGCTGATCTGATCTGAAAAGGAGACCAACATCATGTTCAACAATATCGGCATTTCCGGGCTGGTCATCATTTTCGCCATTGCCCTGATCGTGTTCGGCCCGGCCAAGCTTCCTCAGCTCGGGCGCGCCTTCGGCGATACGCTGCGCGAGTTCCGCAACTCGACCAAAGGAATCGTCGACGACGATGTCATCGAGCCGTCGAAGGAAGAGCGCAAGCAGCTGAACTAGCTTCTTGCTCTGGAGCATTCGAATGGGGCTGTCTCAAGCGCCGCTTCGGCGGGAGACAGCCTCTTTGCTGTGTTTAGGCTGGCCCAGGCTAAGGCTCGTTTCGGTCCTTAATCGGCCTCTGCTGACCGCTGGTAGCACCATTAAGGCCCGTTATGGTCCTTAATCGGCCTCTGCTGACCCCTGGAAGCTCCATTAAGGCTCGTTTCGATCCTTAATCCGCCTCTGCTGACCCCTGGAAGCACCATTAAGGCCCGTTTCGGTCCTTAATCCGCCTCTGCTGACCCCTGGAAGCACTATTAAGGCCCGTTTCGGTCCTTAATCCATCTCTTCAGACCCCTGGAAGCACCATTAAGGCCCGTTTTGGCCCTTAATCCACCTCTTTTGACCCCTGGAAGTACCATTAAGGCTCGTTTCGGTCCTTAATTCGCTTCTGCTGACCGCTGGAAGCACCATTAAGGCTCGTTTCGATCCTTAATCCGCCTCTGCATACCCCCGGAAGCACCATTAAGGCCCGTTTCGGTCCTTAATTCGCTTCTGCTGACCGCTGGAAGCACCATTAAGGCCCGTTTCGGTCCTTAATCCGCCTCTGCTGACCCCCGGAAGCACCATTAAGGCTCGTTTTGCAGCTAGAATAAAAAGTGGACACCAAATAACGGACAGCCAATAATAACCGTAAATGGAGGTGTTCACATGAGTGAGCAACGGCAGCGGTACAATGAAGAATTCAAGAAACAAACCGTGAAGTTCATACAAGAACAGACCAAGTCAGTCCGAGAGATCGCAGAGGAGCTCGACATCCCCAAGAGCACGTTGAATCAATGGCTTTCTCAGTATCGACAATTCGAAACGGAGCCGGTTAACAGCGCGGAACGCATACGCCAGCTTGAACAGCAGCTGAAAGAAAAAGAACGTCGGATCGCCGATGTGGAAGAGGAACTGGCCATTGTAAAAAAAGCCGTGCACATCTTCAGCAAACCACGGAACTGAATTTTCAGTTCATTGAAGACCATCGCTCCGAGTTCCGTCTGGAGAAGATGTGCAGTGTTCTTGAGGTGTCCCGGAGCGGGTATTACAAGTGGCACTGTACAAAGCCTAGTGCTCAAACGCTCCGCAAAGCCCAGCTGCAGGAGCGAATTCGGTTCTTCTTTCACGATGCCCAACAGCGCTACGGTGCACCGAAGATTACGCACATGCTTCACCAGGAAGGGCACCGCATCACCGAACGAACCGTAGGCCTATATATGGCCGAACTTGGTCTCCGCTCTTGTGTCTCCCGCACGTTTAAAGTCACAACAACCGACTCCAGTCATGACCTTGCCATTGCCCCCAACACTCTCAACCAGCAATTTACGGTTGAGAAACCGAACCAGGTTTGGGTCGCTGACATTACCTATATTCCCTGTCGGGAGGGACGACTGTTTCTGGCTAGCGTCATGGATCTCTGTACGCGTGAAATTGTAGGCTGGAAGCTGGCTCCCCATATGAAAACGGATCTTGTGCTCGACGCGCTGAAGATGGCTCACGACGCCAAACGACCTTTGCAGGGACTCTTGCACCACTCGGATCGAGGAAGCCAGTACGCTTCCCACGAATACCGTAGCCAACTAACTCAGTACAACATGAAGGCGAGTATGAGCCGTAGAGGCAACTGTTATGACAACGCCAGCATGGAGTCTTTTCACAGTATTCTGAAGAAAGAATTCATTTACTGTACCCGTTTTAAGACTCGGGAGCAGGCTTACCATGATCTCTACCACTACATTGAGTTTTTCTATAACCGGAAGCGAATCCACGGTTCGCTTGGGTATCTTTCACCTGCTCGTTTTGCAGCTACGTTTAAGCAGATTTCCTAAAGGTGTCCGTTATCGACTATCTACTTTCTTGACGTAGGTCCATTTCGGTCCTTAATCCGCCTCTGCTGACTGCTGGTAGCACCATTAAGACTCGTTTCGGTCCTTAATCCACCTCTGCATACCCCCGGAAGCACCATTAAGGCCCGTTTCGGTCCTTAATCCTCCTCTGCTGACCCCTGGAAGCCCCATTAAGGCTCGTTTCGATCCTTAATCCACCTCTGCATACCCCCGGAAGCACCATTAAGGCTCGTTTCGATCCTTAATCCTCCTCTGCTGACCCCTGGAAGCTCCATTAAGGCTCGTTTCGGTCCTTAATCCGCCTCTGCAGAACGCTGGAATCACCATAAAGGCTCGTTTCGGTCCTTAATCGGCCTCTGCATACCCCCGGAAGCACCATTAAGGCCCGTTTCGGTCCTTAATCGGCCTCTACTGACCGCTGGAAGCACCATTAAGGCCCGTTTTGGCCCTTAATCCACCTCTTTTGACCGCTGGAAGCACCATTAAGGCCCGTTTCCCGCCTTATCCTGCTTTTGCGCGCCGCCACATGCGCAAGAAAAAGGGCCAACCGGATCAGGTTGGCCCTTGAAGCTTTATTTCGCCAGGCTGCCGCCTTTCTTGCGGTATTCCAATATTCCCTCCGCGGCCCGGTAAGCGAGCGCCCCGACCGTGCCGGTCGGATTGTAGCCCGAGTTCATCGGGAACGAGCTTGCGCCCACGACGAACAGATTGTCGACATCCCAGCTTTGGGAGTAGCTGTTCACCGCCGAGGTTTCCGGGGAATCGCCCATCACGACGCCGCCCGTATTATGCGTGGACTGGTAGGTCACGATGTCGTACGGCCCCAGCTCCTTGAGCTGGTCGACATGGCTGGCGCC encodes:
- the tatC gene encoding twin-arginine translocase subunit TatC, producing the protein MSAQEEWIRHLEELRRRLIVVGACFVTAFCGGMYASPHLLKLIRSHAGTDVQWNVFAYTDGLFVYLRCATLFALVLVLPVVLFQLWAFVKPGLTDREAKGTLMYVPASFLLFLTGLAFSYWVVFPMMLEFMQKMNRTVGAVETYGIDRYFSFLFSVVFPLALAFEMPLVILFLTRIGMLTPARLKQTRKYAYLGLAVVGSCISPPDFVSHLSVTIPLVVLYEISAFLSVRLYNRRAQPVASP
- a CDS encoding twin-arginine translocase TatA/TatE family subunit; its protein translation is MFNNIGISGLVIIFAIALIVFGPAKLPQLGRAFGDTLREFRNSTKGIVDDDVIEPSKEERKQLN
- a CDS encoding transposase, whose product is MSEQRQRYNEEFKKQTVKFIQEQTKSVREIAEELDIPKSTLNQWLSQYRQFETEPVNSAERIRQLEQQLKEKERRIADVEEELAIVKKAVHIFSKPRN
- a CDS encoding IS3 family transposase, with product MEDHRSEFRLEKMCSVLEVSRSGYYKWHCTKPSAQTLRKAQLQERIRFFFHDAQQRYGAPKITHMLHQEGHRITERTVGLYMAELGLRSCVSRTFKVTTTDSSHDLAIAPNTLNQQFTVEKPNQVWVADITYIPCREGRLFLASVMDLCTREIVGWKLAPHMKTDLVLDALKMAHDAKRPLQGLLHHSDRGSQYASHEYRSQLTQYNMKASMSRRGNCYDNASMESFHSILKKEFIYCTRFKTREQAYHDLYHYIEFFYNRKRIHGSLGYLSPARFAATFKQIS